A window from uncultured Desulfobacter sp. encodes these proteins:
- a CDS encoding GGDEF domain-containing protein — protein MLKNLYPDSLEASGRYLRMILKEISELKLPYTPIAYSVWYEYASGQNHELNKEIQAARKKKEVIDYQTVLEWFRNHVADRQLLNTEVQTEKAGSLLDGMTSRLVEAGDHMGRQGEQLKTHIEDLNNAPNAQDIKTICRDIVLQTQEIINGNTDLKNNIHTTICELDALKLELKNLREEAKTDMLTGLLNRRGFEDAIEKPMEEAREEIAPLTLIIADIDRFKRINDDYGHLTGDNVLKLISKLLQKHIKGKDIAGRFGGEEFIMVLPETKLDGGFALAEQIRASLEKMRWQSKSSGKDIGTITISLGVAQFMPGEDLDALIARADKALYAAKENGRNKTGTHNGQEVIFP, from the coding sequence ATGCTAAAAAACCTATATCCCGATTCCTTAGAAGCCTCAGGAAGATATCTGCGAATGATCCTCAAAGAGATTTCAGAGCTCAAACTCCCCTATACCCCAATCGCCTATTCGGTGTGGTATGAATATGCGTCGGGCCAGAATCACGAATTAAACAAGGAAATCCAGGCGGCTCGAAAAAAAAAGGAAGTCATAGACTATCAAACGGTCCTTGAGTGGTTCAGAAACCATGTAGCAGACAGGCAACTGCTCAACACCGAAGTGCAAACAGAAAAAGCAGGAAGCCTTCTTGACGGCATGACCTCCCGTCTTGTTGAAGCCGGGGACCATATGGGCAGGCAGGGCGAGCAGCTTAAAACCCATATCGAAGACTTGAACAATGCGCCAAACGCCCAGGACATCAAAACCATCTGCCGGGATATTGTGTTGCAAACCCAAGAAATCATCAACGGCAATACCGACCTGAAAAACAATATCCACACCACCATCTGCGAACTTGATGCACTAAAACTGGAATTGAAGAATCTAAGGGAAGAGGCAAAAACAGATATGCTCACAGGGCTTCTTAACCGCCGGGGATTTGAAGATGCCATTGAGAAACCCATGGAAGAGGCCCGGGAAGAGATCGCCCCTTTAACACTCATCATCGCGGATATCGACCGGTTTAAACGCATAAACGACGATTATGGCCATCTTACTGGTGATAATGTACTCAAACTGATATCCAAGCTTTTACAAAAACACATTAAAGGTAAGGATATTGCCGGCAGGTTCGGCGGTGAGGAATTTATCATGGTTCTGCCCGAGACCAAACTGGACGGCGGCTTTGCTTTGGCCGAACAAATCCGGGCCAGTTTAGAAAAAATGAGATGGCAGTCCAAAAGCTCAGGCAAGGATATCGGCACCATTACCATCTCCCTGGGCGTGGCCCAGTTCATGCCCGGCGAAGACTTAGACGCCCTGATTGCCCGGGCGGACAAAGCCCTTTATGCCGCCAAAGAAAACGGTCGGAACAAAACCGGCACCCACAACGGCCAAGAGGTTATTTTTCCTTGA
- the ilvN gene encoding acetolactate synthase small subunit produces MKKNRYTLTMLVENEPGVTARIAGLFAGRGYNIETICGAPTANPNMSRITITTYTHPEALEQCMKQIKRLVNVIKLRDMTVGKAVKREMALICVKALPENRDAIRSLIQEFNGTMMDESSLHFIFEVTGDEDAIDILLEKLSPFGIKKLARSGVLALYREA; encoded by the coding sequence TTGAAAAAAAACAGGTACACCCTGACCATGCTGGTTGAAAATGAACCCGGGGTAACGGCCAGAATCGCAGGGCTGTTTGCCGGCAGGGGCTATAATATTGAAACCATTTGCGGCGCGCCCACGGCAAATCCCAACATGTCCAGAATCACCATCACCACGTACACACACCCGGAAGCATTAGAGCAGTGCATGAAGCAGATCAAACGTCTGGTAAACGTGATCAAGCTTCGGGACATGACCGTTGGAAAGGCTGTAAAAAGGGAAATGGCCCTGATCTGTGTCAAAGCCCTGCCTGAAAACCGAGATGCCATTCGATCCCTGATTCAGGAATTCAACGGCACCATGATGGACGAAAGCAGCCTTCACTTTATTTTTGAAGTCACCGGTGACGAGGACGCCATTGACATTCTTCTTGAAAAGCTATCCCCTTTCGGCATCAAAAAACTCGCCCGTTCCGGTGTGTTAGCCCTTTACCGTGAAGCCTGA